In Sphingobacteriaceae bacterium, the following proteins share a genomic window:
- a CDS encoding epimerase: MIKNKTIFITGGAGFIANTLIKHYINDNKIVVYDNFHRDTLTNSDVSKHPNLSIVKGDVLDPAALTAAMKGSDIVIHAAGIAGIDTVIKNPVRTMQVNMIGTANALEAAQANGIKERFIDFSTSEVFGSMAFKSSETDSTVAGSAGEARWTYAVSKLAGEHLAHAYFKQFKLPVVTVRPFNVYGPGQTGEGAIQIFIKKALKNEDIHIDGDGSQIRAWCFVDDFVDCLIRCVENPKAIGESFNIGNARAVITILGLAQLVCRVLKSDSKIIHDAPLSADIAIRIPSVEKTKEVLDFKAKVDLEEGVLRTAEWMKQNLK; this comes from the coding sequence ATGATCAAAAACAAAACAATTTTTATTACCGGTGGTGCAGGCTTTATAGCTAATACACTCATAAAGCATTACATAAATGATAATAAGATTGTCGTTTATGATAACTTTCACCGAGATACTTTGACAAACAGTGACGTTTCCAAACATCCAAATCTTTCAATTGTGAAAGGTGATGTTTTGGATCCAGCGGCTTTAACAGCAGCTATGAAAGGAAGTGACATTGTGATTCATGCGGCTGGTATTGCAGGCATCGACACGGTTATCAAAAATCCTGTGCGTACTATGCAGGTAAACATGATAGGTACAGCTAATGCGCTCGAAGCAGCACAAGCAAATGGAATAAAAGAACGTTTCATTGATTTTTCTACTTCCGAAGTATTTGGTTCTATGGCGTTCAAATCTTCTGAAACAGACTCAACTGTCGCAGGTAGCGCTGGTGAAGCTCGCTGGACTTATGCTGTTAGCAAGTTAGCTGGCGAGCATTTGGCCCACGCTTATTTTAAACAATTTAAATTGCCAGTAGTAACTGTAAGACCTTTTAACGTATATGGCCCAGGACAAACAGGAGAAGGCGCGATACAAATTTTCATTAAGAAGGCACTAAAAAATGAAGACATCCACATCGACGGAGATGGTTCACAAATCAGGGCCTGGTGTTTCGTAGATGATTTTGTTGATTGTCTTATCCGTTGTGTTGAAAATCCAAAAGCCATCGGCGAGAGTTTCAATATTGGAAATGCCAGAGCTGTAATTACTATTTTAGGTTTAGCGCAATTGGTTTGCCGGGTATTAAAATCTGATTCAAAAATTATTCACGATGCCCCTCTATCTGCAGATATAGCTATCAGAATTCCAAGCGTTGAAAAAACCAAAGAAGTTCTTGATTTTAAGGCAAAGGTTGATCTTGAAGAAGGTGTTTTAAGAACGGCCGAGTGGATGAAACAAAACTTAAAATAA
- a CDS encoding glutamine--scyllo-inositol aminotransferase yields MNFIPLAKPNIIEKDIDLVVEVLRSGMLVQGKYAAELEKSFIKLSGTKYASALSNGTATLHLALRSLDIKEGDEVIVPAFSYVATANVVELVGAKPVFVDIDLKTFNIDTTKIEDAITSRTKAIMPVHEFGLACDMDAVMNIAKKHKLYVIEDAACALGALYKNKHVGSFGEFGSFSLHPRKAISSGEGGVLITSNEELDKKIKILRNHGTEIIDGKMEFSEFGFNYRMTDFQAALVYSQMDRLQTSIDYKNELADIYFSEIKSQKIALPFIPDYTKHTWQTFHVVVDETIDRDDLINKLKDKNIGVNYGAQCIPFMNVYKDKYNLDCKNLFPNALRAYQKGLALPIYDLVTKEQINYITTTLNNIIS; encoded by the coding sequence ATGAATTTTATTCCTTTAGCAAAACCAAATATCATCGAAAAAGATATCGATCTTGTTGTTGAGGTACTAAGGAGCGGAATGCTAGTACAAGGAAAGTATGCAGCTGAACTTGAAAAAAGTTTTATAAAACTGAGCGGAACGAAATATGCCAGCGCACTTAGTAATGGTACCGCAACCCTTCACCTTGCATTAAGAAGTTTAGATATCAAGGAAGGGGATGAAGTTATCGTGCCTGCCTTTTCTTATGTTGCAACGGCCAATGTAGTTGAGCTGGTGGGAGCAAAACCAGTTTTTGTGGATATAGATTTAAAAACTTTTAATATTGACACTACAAAAATAGAAGACGCGATAACTTCCCGAACAAAAGCAATTATGCCAGTTCACGAATTTGGCCTTGCTTGTGATATGGATGCAGTAATGAACATTGCAAAGAAACACAAGTTATACGTTATCGAAGACGCTGCATGTGCTTTAGGAGCTTTATATAAAAACAAGCACGTTGGTTCTTTTGGCGAATTTGGCTCTTTCTCACTTCATCCTCGTAAGGCAATTAGCAGTGGTGAAGGTGGAGTATTGATTACAAGTAACGAAGAGCTTGATAAAAAAATAAAAATTCTTAGGAATCACGGGACAGAAATCATTGATGGTAAAATGGAATTTTCTGAATTTGGTTTTAATTACCGTATGACTGACTTTCAGGCTGCTCTTGTTTATTCTCAGATGGACCGCCTGCAAACTAGTATCGACTATAAAAATGAACTCGCAGATATCTATTTTTCCGAAATCAAGTCACAAAAAATAGCATTACCTTTTATACCTGATTATACAAAGCATACATGGCAAACTTTTCACGTAGTTGTGGATGAAACCATTGATCGCGACGATTTAATCAACAAGTTAAAGGACAAAAATATTGGCGTAAATTATGGAGCACAGTGCATTCCTTTTATGAATGTTTATAAGGATAAATATAACTTAGATTGTAAAAATCTGTTTCCGAACGCATTAAGAGCTTATCAGAAGGGCCTTGCACTTCCTATCTATGATTTAGTAACAAAAGAACAAATCAACTATATAACAACAACCTTAAATAATATAATATCATGA
- a CDS encoding ABC transporter ATP-binding protein has protein sequence MSNEVIIADNISKLYKLGVVGMGTLSDDVKRLVARMKGKEDPTLKLGVENKRDSNESSASDYVWALKDINFSVNKGEVLGIIGKNGAGKSTLLKILSKVTEPSTGVLKYKGRLASLLEVGTGFHPDLTGIENIYLNGAILGMKRHEIKQQLDAIIDFSGVSKYINTPVKRYSSGMYVRLAFAVAAHLETDILVIDEVLAVGDQEFQEKCLGKMKDVAGHGRTVLFVSHNMASMKALCTKGILMQRGTIQYQGSMQDTVQQYMVGLRHSSASDINLAEYRTIGSGIVKFSKVILDNKAAGSNRIFFKESIKVNLEIECKETIDKALLDCRIITADGIEIIHSMNQYNDQFHKVEEGTSILSLELQNDLQPGNYYLTFGIHRADGFTLEYVENCLPIEVLSIPADDSKGHVYDFKLGYVRANSKWNLKKIK, from the coding sequence ATGAGTAACGAAGTAATTATTGCGGATAACATAAGTAAGCTCTACAAGCTGGGAGTTGTGGGCATGGGGACATTAAGTGACGATGTTAAAAGACTCGTTGCCCGTATGAAGGGAAAAGAAGATCCAACTTTAAAATTAGGCGTCGAAAATAAGAGAGACTCTAATGAAAGTTCAGCATCGGATTACGTTTGGGCGCTTAAGGATATAAATTTCTCCGTTAATAAGGGCGAAGTTTTAGGTATTATTGGAAAAAATGGTGCTGGAAAATCTACGCTGTTAAAAATACTTTCTAAAGTGACTGAACCTAGCACCGGCGTTCTTAAATATAAGGGACGTCTTGCCTCGTTGTTAGAAGTAGGTACTGGTTTTCATCCAGATCTTACTGGTATAGAAAATATTTACCTGAATGGTGCAATTCTTGGCATGAAACGTCATGAAATAAAGCAACAACTTGACGCGATAATCGATTTTAGTGGAGTGTCAAAATACATCAATACCCCCGTTAAGCGCTACAGTAGTGGAATGTATGTACGTTTAGCTTTCGCTGTTGCCGCTCATCTTGAGACAGATATATTAGTTATTGATGAGGTTTTAGCGGTGGGTGATCAGGAGTTCCAGGAAAAATGCTTAGGTAAAATGAAAGATGTGGCTGGTCATGGGAGAACGGTTTTATTTGTAAGTCATAATATGGCCTCGATGAAAGCCCTTTGTACCAAAGGCATTTTAATGCAGCGTGGCACCATTCAATATCAGGGGTCTATGCAGGATACTGTGCAGCAATATATGGTAGGCTTGCGTCACAGTTCAGCATCAGATATAAATTTAGCCGAGTACAGAACTATAGGTTCAGGCATAGTAAAATTTTCAAAAGTAATTTTAGATAATAAAGCAGCTGGAAGTAATCGTATTTTCTTTAAAGAGTCCATAAAAGTAAATCTGGAAATTGAATGTAAAGAAACCATAGATAAAGCGCTTTTAGATTGCAGGATTATTACTGCTGATGGAATTGAGATTATTCACTCTATGAATCAATATAATGATCAATTTCATAAAGTGGAAGAAGGAACCAGTATTTTGTCACTAGAATTACAAAACGACCTTCAGCCAGGTAATTATTATTTGACTTTTGGTATACATAGAGCAGACGGCTTTACGCTTGAATATGTTGAGAATTGTTTACCGATAGAAGTACTAAGCATTCCAGCTGATGATTCGAAAGGACACGTTTATGATTTCAAATTGGGGTATGTTCGTGCTAATTCAAAATGGAACTTAAAAAAAATAAAATAA
- a CDS encoding ABC transporter permease: MMESNASWNTLENNSSVKMKKIFSELYDYKDLIILFVKRDIKATYQQTILGPMWLILQPIVTSLVLVFLGSIAQIKTPAGLSSFGFYLLGNSLWIFFSDAFNKTASTFTANSSVFGKVYFPRLTVPVSVIISNSYKLMFQCLLFVVVYLYGIFILDIPCLININALFLLPCFLMLSLLGLSFGLIISSLTTKYRDLTMLVSFGLQLLMFASPVIYPLSQIPHDSKFYLLLELNPITGWIELAKKGFAPSSFFSWKLICYDVLFVLASLFVGIKVFHKVEKRFMDTV; this comes from the coding sequence ATGATGGAAAGTAACGCAAGCTGGAATACGCTGGAAAATAACAGTTCTGTTAAGATGAAAAAAATCTTTTCAGAATTATACGATTATAAAGATCTTATTATTCTTTTTGTAAAAAGAGACATTAAAGCAACCTATCAGCAGACCATTCTAGGTCCTATGTGGCTTATCTTACAGCCTATTGTTACTTCACTTGTATTAGTTTTTTTGGGATCAATTGCTCAAATAAAAACTCCTGCTGGATTATCTTCGTTTGGTTTTTATCTTTTGGGGAATTCGCTATGGATATTTTTCTCGGATGCTTTTAATAAAACAGCTTCAACATTTACCGCAAACTCATCTGTTTTTGGAAAGGTTTACTTTCCTAGACTTACAGTTCCTGTAAGTGTTATTATATCTAACTCTTATAAATTGATGTTTCAATGTCTTTTGTTTGTTGTTGTTTATCTATATGGAATTTTTATCCTTGATATACCTTGTTTAATTAATATTAATGCGCTCTTTCTTTTACCTTGTTTTTTGATGCTCTCTCTTCTTGGTTTATCGTTTGGTCTTATTATTTCTTCTTTAACCACGAAGTACAGGGATTTAACAATGCTTGTTTCTTTTGGATTGCAACTTCTAATGTTTGCTTCTCCGGTAATATATCCCTTAAGTCAAATTCCACACGATAGTAAATTTTACCTCTTGTTAGAATTAAATCCAATTACTGGTTGGATAGAATTGGCAAAAAAAGGATTTGCTCCATCTAGTTTTTTTTCCTGGAAATTAATTTGTTATGATGTCTTATTTGTATTGGCAAGTCTTTTTGTTGGCATCAAAGTATTCCATAAGGTTGAAAAAAGATTTATGGATACAGTTTAA
- a CDS encoding imidazole glycerol phosphate synthase subunit HisF, with the protein MALKRIIPCLLYDGNGLVKTVKFKNPSYIGDPINAIKIYNDKEVDELIVLDINASKQKRKPDFQKIADMASEAFMPFAYGGGVKTYEDFARLYKIGVEKVVVNSLLQEDLQVIKKVIDNYGSQAVVACIDYKKPVFGPKAPYSYIGHKIKFTLLEYASYLAKDVGVGELMLYSVDRDGTWEGYDNEITSQLLNSVEVPVIACGGCGSLEDLKKVLYTTNANAAAIGSMAVYSKKGMGVLINFPKREDVIIDN; encoded by the coding sequence ATGGCACTAAAAAGAATTATACCTTGTTTACTTTACGATGGGAATGGACTTGTAAAGACGGTAAAATTTAAAAACCCCTCTTATATTGGAGATCCCATTAACGCAATCAAGATTTATAACGATAAAGAAGTTGACGAACTAATAGTTCTTGACATTAATGCAAGCAAGCAAAAAAGAAAACCTGATTTTCAAAAAATAGCAGATATGGCAAGCGAAGCTTTTATGCCCTTTGCCTATGGTGGAGGTGTAAAAACGTATGAAGATTTCGCAAGATTATATAAAATAGGTGTTGAGAAAGTTGTCGTTAATTCGTTGTTGCAGGAAGATTTACAGGTAATTAAAAAAGTGATAGATAATTATGGTTCGCAAGCAGTTGTAGCATGTATCGATTACAAGAAGCCTGTTTTTGGACCAAAAGCGCCTTATTCCTACATAGGGCACAAAATTAAATTCACATTATTAGAGTACGCTAGCTACTTAGCCAAAGATGTTGGCGTAGGGGAGCTTATGCTTTATAGCGTTGACAGAGACGGCACTTGGGAAGGTTATGACAATGAAATAACTTCACAGTTATTAAATAGTGTCGAGGTGCCTGTAATAGCTTGTGGCGGGTGTGGAAGTCTTGAAGATTTAAAAAAAGTTCTTTACACTACTAATGCCAATGCTGCTGCTATAGGAAGCATGGCTGTTTACAGTAAAAAGGGAATGGGAGTACTGATTAATTTTCCGAAAAGGGAAGATGTAATTATTGATAATTAA
- the hisH gene encoding imidazole glycerol phosphate synthase subunit HisH, with the protein MIVIVDYGIGNLASVLNMFKKIGVNDVKISGDKETISQATKLLLPGVGSFDAGMGNLENSGLIEILNRKVLAEKTPVLGICLGMQMLTKRSEEGVKQGLGWIDAETIKFELDPSLKLKIPHMGWNYITVNRSNPLIDMDSRNRFYFVHSYHVKCFDTSQSLATSNFGVDFTCMVNKDNIYGAQFHPEKSLKFGMKLLDNFSKI; encoded by the coding sequence ATGATTGTTATAGTTGATTACGGTATAGGAAATCTCGCATCTGTCTTAAATATGTTTAAAAAGATAGGTGTCAATGACGTTAAAATTTCGGGAGATAAAGAGACAATTTCTCAAGCAACAAAATTATTATTACCCGGTGTAGGCTCATTTGACGCGGGAATGGGAAATTTAGAAAATTCAGGACTAATAGAGATTCTTAACCGCAAAGTATTAGCGGAAAAAACACCAGTACTAGGAATATGTTTAGGCATGCAGATGCTTACCAAAAGAAGTGAAGAAGGTGTTAAACAGGGATTAGGCTGGATAGATGCCGAAACAATTAAATTTGAACTGGATCCTTCATTAAAATTGAAAATTCCACACATGGGTTGGAACTACATTACTGTAAATCGTTCTAATCCACTGATTGATATGGATTCCAGAAACAGATTTTATTTTGTACATTCTTATCATGTGAAGTGCTTTGATACATCTCAATCACTTGCCACAAGTAATTTTGGTGTTGATTTTACTTGCATGGTGAACAAGGATAACATTTACGGCGCTCAATTTCATCCTGAAAAAAGCTTGAAATTTGGAATGAAGCTTCTGGATAATTTTTCAAAAATCTAA
- a CDS encoding antitermination protein NusG — protein sequence MEKFWHALYVNSRAEKKIAETLQARSIEAYVPIIKTMKQWSDRKKMVELPLMNGYVFVKIGAGENDLVMQTRGVVNFVRSEGKIARIREVEIDRLKQLVDLGYQLEASAIAKSYKEGDKVKITSGALKNIEGYVVENKEDRHIEVLLESIGQCIRVKLPKELLLSI from the coding sequence ATGGAAAAGTTTTGGCACGCGCTATATGTTAACTCACGTGCTGAGAAGAAGATCGCAGAAACTTTGCAGGCAAGAAGTATTGAGGCCTACGTGCCTATTATTAAAACGATGAAACAATGGAGCGACCGGAAAAAAATGGTAGAACTTCCTTTGATGAATGGGTATGTTTTTGTAAAGATCGGGGCCGGCGAGAATGATTTAGTAATGCAAACCAGGGGAGTAGTAAATTTTGTGCGAAGTGAAGGGAAGATCGCAAGGATTCGTGAAGTCGAAATTGACAGGTTAAAGCAATTGGTAGATTTGGGTTACCAGCTCGAAGCAAGTGCTATTGCAAAAAGCTATAAGGAGGGTGATAAGGTGAAAATTACTTCGGGTGCATTAAAAAATATTGAAGGGTACGTGGTGGAAAATAAAGAAGACCGTCATATAGAAGTTTTATTGGAAAGTATAGGGCAATGCATTCGCGTGAAATTGCCTAAGGAATTGTTGTTAAGCATTTAA
- a CDS encoding transcriptional regulator, producing the protein MIETLISSKTRIKLLLKFFLNSKNTAYLRNLEEEFGESTNAIRLELNKFEKAGFLDSNSEGNKKIFSVNTKHPLFPDINRIIMKMTGLEYVVDYVLERIGDLEKVYLVGKMSKGQSTEIIDLVLVGDNLNKTFLIEQIEKAEKKINKKIRYVHYGSTEFELGKIKEPGMHPLLIWSK; encoded by the coding sequence ATGATAGAAACCCTCATATCCTCAAAAACCCGGATCAAGCTTTTGCTTAAGTTCTTTTTGAACAGCAAAAATACTGCTTACCTACGAAATCTTGAGGAAGAGTTCGGTGAGTCGACCAATGCCATTCGTTTAGAGCTTAATAAATTTGAGAAAGCTGGTTTTCTTGATTCTAACAGCGAAGGCAATAAAAAAATCTTTTCTGTAAATACAAAACACCCGCTGTTTCCTGACATTAATCGTATCATCATGAAAATGACGGGTCTGGAATATGTAGTGGATTATGTATTAGAACGCATTGGAGATCTTGAAAAGGTTTACCTGGTAGGAAAAATGTCAAAAGGGCAAAGCACGGAAATTATTGACCTTGTGCTTGTTGGCGACAACCTGAATAAAACATTCCTGATCGAACAGATTGAAAAAGCAGAGAAGAAGATCAATAAAAAAATAAGGTATGTGCATTATGGTTCAACTGAATTTGAATTGGGGAAAATAAAAGAGCCCGGCATGCATCCTTTGCTGATTTGGAGTAAATAA
- the glyA gene encoding serine hydroxymethyltransferase (catalyzes the reaction of glycine with 5,10-methylenetetrahydrofolate to form L-serine and tetrahydrofolate) produces the protein MKKDSTIFKLIKEEQHRQTEGVELIASENYVSNQVMQAMGSVLTNKYAEGLPFKRYYGGCEVVDKIEQLAIDRAKELYGAEWVNVQPHSGAQANAAVMLACLKPGDTILGLDLSHGGHLTHGSPVNFSGKLYRPVFYGVEKETGVINYDTLEATAKKEKPKMIICGASAYSRDWDYIRLRKISDEVGALLMADIAHPSGLIAKGILNDPLPHCHIVTTTTHKTLRGPRGGMIMMGKDFENTMGEKTPKGEIKMMSAVLDMAVFPGTQGGPLEHVIAAKAVAYGEALTDDYMHYCIQVIRNSQAMAKGFMDLGYNIVSKGTDNHMFLIDLRNKNLNGKEALAALEQVNITVNKNMVPFDDKSAFVTSGIRIGSPAITTRGLKEKECLKIVEHIDNVLKNKDNPKELAKVKKKVNTMMEKYPLFMNS, from the coding sequence ATAAAAAAAGATTCTACCATTTTTAAATTAATTAAAGAAGAGCAACACCGTCAAACGGAAGGCGTTGAATTAATTGCCTCTGAAAATTACGTGAGTAACCAGGTAATGCAGGCCATGGGCAGTGTATTAACGAACAAATATGCAGAGGGCTTGCCTTTTAAACGATATTACGGAGGGTGTGAAGTGGTTGACAAAATTGAGCAACTGGCTATTGACCGCGCGAAAGAATTATATGGTGCTGAATGGGTAAATGTGCAACCGCACTCAGGCGCACAGGCAAACGCTGCAGTGATGCTGGCATGCTTAAAACCAGGCGATACTATTTTGGGCCTGGATCTTTCTCATGGTGGACATTTAACCCATGGTTCTCCTGTAAATTTTTCAGGAAAGTTATACCGTCCGGTGTTTTATGGCGTAGAAAAAGAAACAGGTGTTATCAACTACGACACTTTAGAAGCTACAGCGAAAAAAGAGAAACCAAAAATGATCATCTGCGGAGCCAGCGCCTATTCACGCGACTGGGATTACATACGTCTTCGTAAAATTTCGGATGAAGTAGGTGCTCTATTAATGGCGGATATCGCGCATCCAAGCGGACTCATCGCCAAAGGCATTTTAAATGATCCTCTACCTCATTGCCATATTGTTACTACAACAACGCATAAAACTTTACGCGGACCCCGCGGTGGAATGATTATGATGGGTAAGGATTTTGAAAATACCATGGGTGAAAAAACACCTAAAGGAGAAATAAAAATGATGAGCGCTGTTTTAGACATGGCTGTTTTTCCAGGAACACAAGGTGGTCCATTAGAGCATGTGATTGCTGCAAAAGCCGTTGCTTATGGAGAAGCTTTAACTGACGACTATATGCACTATTGCATTCAGGTAATCAGAAATTCACAAGCTATGGCAAAAGGCTTTATGGATTTGGGTTATAATATTGTTTCTAAAGGAACAGATAACCACATGTTCTTAATTGATCTGCGCAATAAAAACTTAAATGGAAAAGAAGCGCTCGCAGCTTTAGAACAGGTAAATATTACGGTGAATAAAAACATGGTTCCTTTTGATGATAAATCTGCCTTTGTGACTTCTGGTATCCGTATTGGGTCGCCGGCTATTACAACGCGTGGTTTAAAAGAAAAAGAGTGTCTGAAAATAGTTGAGCACATTGATAATGTATTGAAGAATAAAGACAATCCAAAAGAGCTTGCTAAAGTAAAAAAGAAAGTAAATACGATGATGGAGAAATATCCGTTGTTTATGAATTCATAG
- a CDS encoding phosphoesterase PA-phosphatase, producing MVKKVILLFLFLIAGKAFCQNLDFRILKAINKTDMPKWDKGMRGLSNTVNPLIPVTVVGIFANGYFTKDKVMMRNGVKSAITIGFAALVSSGLKISINRPRPDIKYPGEFVQRTHAGRYSFPSGHTTSAFAMATSLTLSYQKWYVAVPAYLYAGMVGYSRMRLGVHFPSDVLGGMVVGIGSGLLVWQVDRMLNKK from the coding sequence ATGGTTAAAAAAGTAATCTTGCTTTTCCTTTTTCTTATCGCTGGTAAGGCTTTTTGTCAGAACCTCGATTTTAGAATTCTGAAAGCAATCAATAAAACAGATATGCCTAAATGGGATAAGGGCATGCGGGGTCTTTCGAATACCGTAAATCCCTTAATTCCTGTTACTGTTGTAGGCATTTTTGCCAACGGGTATTTTACAAAAGACAAGGTTATGATGCGCAATGGTGTTAAAAGCGCTATCACCATTGGATTTGCGGCCCTTGTTTCTTCCGGCCTAAAAATTTCAATTAACAGGCCCCGTCCTGATATAAAATATCCGGGAGAATTTGTTCAGAGAACTCATGCGGGACGCTATTCTTTTCCAAGTGGACATACAACTTCCGCTTTTGCGATGGCAACGTCGCTCACACTCAGCTATCAAAAATGGTATGTGGCTGTTCCTGCCTATTTGTATGCCGGAATGGTTGGCTATTCAAGGATGCGTTTGGGTGTGCACTTCCCAAGTGATGTGCTGGGAGGGATGGTTGTGGGCATTGGTTCGGGTTTGCTGGTATGGCAAGTAGACCGAATGCTAAATAAAAAATAA
- a CDS encoding 8-amino-7-oxononanoate synthase gives MSLYHHPTYLLKALAEREQNGLLRKLSFNFPEIDFCSNDYLGFSKLGWLDKKLQSLNTEDSQSNEPVHFGSTGSRLISGNSKQVEEAEKQIALFHHAQSALIFNSGYDANVGLLSCVAQKTDLILYDEFVHASIYDGIRLSHATHYKFKHNDVEGLEELIQRHQKNFENIYVVVESVYSMEGDSAPLLELVEICQDFKNIFLIVDEAHAIGVFGKQGRGLCNALSIENKIFARIYTYGKAMGCHGAAIVGSEILRNYLINFSRTFIYTTALPSYSIEAIKHSYQLLIETNQKDLLQSNIAYFYSKASAIKNCVKSQSAIHALQLGSNDSVDRLDKLLKENKIHARIMKSPVVKPGRERVRFSIHAFNTKEEIDTLVDVLQKFHR, from the coding sequence ATGTCGTTATACCACCATCCTACTTATTTGCTAAAAGCGCTTGCGGAACGGGAACAAAACGGTTTGCTCAGGAAATTAAGTTTCAATTTTCCAGAGATTGATTTTTGCAGCAATGATTACCTAGGGTTTTCGAAATTGGGATGGCTGGATAAGAAATTACAGAGCTTAAATACCGAAGATTCGCAAAGCAATGAGCCAGTGCACTTCGGATCAACAGGTTCGCGGTTGATTAGCGGAAATAGTAAACAAGTAGAAGAAGCGGAAAAACAAATTGCATTATTTCATCATGCACAAAGTGCGCTGATCTTTAATTCTGGCTACGATGCAAACGTAGGTTTACTTTCTTGTGTTGCTCAAAAAACAGATTTAATTTTATACGACGAATTTGTGCATGCTTCTATATATGACGGTATTCGCCTAAGCCACGCTACGCATTATAAATTTAAGCATAATGATGTGGAAGGACTGGAAGAATTGATTCAGCGACATCAGAAGAACTTTGAAAATATTTATGTAGTTGTTGAAAGTGTGTATTCCATGGAAGGGGACTCTGCACCACTTTTGGAGTTAGTGGAAATTTGCCAGGACTTTAAAAATATTTTTTTAATTGTAGATGAAGCTCATGCTATTGGCGTATTTGGAAAGCAGGGTAGGGGTCTCTGCAACGCACTTTCTATAGAAAATAAAATTTTCGCCCGCATTTACACTTACGGAAAAGCTATGGGTTGCCATGGTGCGGCAATTGTGGGCAGTGAAATTTTAAGGAATTATCTGATTAATTTTTCCAGGACGTTTATTTACACAACAGCGCTGCCATCTTATAGTATTGAAGCTATAAAACATTCTTACCAGCTCTTGATCGAAACCAATCAGAAAGATCTTTTGCAAAGTAACATCGCCTACTTTTATTCTAAGGCATCTGCTATTAAAAATTGTGTAAAAAGTCAGAGTGCTATACATGCCTTACAACTGGGAAGTAACGATTCGGTAGACAGGCTTGATAAGCTTTTGAAAGAAAATAAAATTCACGCACGAATTATGAAAAGTCCGGTTGTTAAACCTGGCAGAGAGCGTGTAAGATTCTCAATTCACGCGTTTAATACAAAAGAAGAAATTGATACTTTGGTGGACGTTCTTCAAAAATTTCACAGGTAG
- a CDS encoding lipoprotein-releasing system ATP-binding protein LolD, with protein MIVGTSLHKKFNELEILKGVDLEIKEGEIVSIIGSSGAGKTTLLTILGTLDRPTSGTVMINNEEVSKLNDKKLAAFRNQNIGFVFQFHQLLPEFTALENICIPALIANKNKKETEKKAEELLEMFNLSLRRQHKPSELSGGEQQRVAVARALINSPKVIFADEPSGNLDSKNAEELHRLFFKLRDNFKQTFVIVTHNAELAAMADRTLTMRDGRIVQ; from the coding sequence ATGATCGTTGGAACCTCTCTTCATAAAAAATTTAATGAACTCGAAATATTAAAGGGGGTCGACCTCGAAATCAAAGAGGGAGAAATAGTGTCCATCATCGGCTCCTCAGGTGCGGGCAAAACAACACTGCTAACTATTTTAGGAACTCTTGATCGTCCAACATCAGGCACAGTCATGATCAATAATGAAGAAGTTTCTAAATTAAACGATAAAAAACTGGCGGCTTTTCGAAATCAGAATATTGGATTTGTTTTCCAGTTCCATCAACTCCTCCCTGAATTTACTGCCCTTGAAAACATTTGCATTCCCGCATTGATAGCTAATAAGAATAAAAAAGAAACCGAGAAGAAAGCCGAAGAACTTTTGGAAATGTTTAATCTTAGCCTGAGAAGACAGCACAAACCTTCTGAACTAAGTGGAGGGGAGCAGCAGAGAGTGGCTGTAGCCAGAGCCCTTATAAATTCTCCCAAAGTGATTTTTGCTGATGAACCAAGTGGGAATCTTGACAGCAAAAATGCTGAAGAGCTGCATCGGCTCTTTTTTAAACTCAGAGATAATTTTAAGCAAACTTTTGTTATAGTAACCCACAACGCTGAACTTGCCGCCATGGCCGACAGAACTCTCACCATGCGTGACGGACGTATTGTTCAGTAA